The following proteins are co-located in the Deltaproteobacteria bacterium genome:
- a CDS encoding tetratricopeptide repeat protein — MRSTRLIRTAWFLLIALALSAAPVLAQSKKEEEEAKKKAAAANSIDAQTGKKLQAAIDALNATPPQYTTAKGSLDSIKQDGLSPYECSRVQQLYAAIYNSQEKFNDARGALNKAITCGGLNEVELDQVSFNIAQLYLAEEKWKEGAAALESWIAKTPKPNSNAYYMLAVAYYQMGDERRALPPAEKAIAMAEKPQPSWLQLVLALYLKNEQYAKAEPMVRKLVAAEPSKKANWVQLSAVLGAQEKYDDALIALNLAYHMGLLTDATDLTRLADLMAFNNLPYRCASMLTKEQAKVGNSGKTFEKISNCWVAAREWDKAVAPLKSAANASRSGDLWARLGEVQVQREDWNGAIDALRKALEAGNARDPGNAQILLGMSYYNLKKPQEARQWFQRAMGTRHAKQAEGWIRAIDTESGKS, encoded by the coding sequence ATGCGATCGACTCGCCTGATTCGAACGGCTTGGTTCCTCCTGATCGCCCTCGCCCTCTCGGCCGCGCCCGTCCTGGCGCAGTCCAAGAAGGAAGAGGAAGAGGCAAAGAAGAAGGCGGCTGCCGCCAACTCGATCGACGCGCAGACGGGCAAGAAGCTGCAGGCGGCCATCGACGCGCTGAATGCCACCCCGCCGCAGTACACGACAGCGAAGGGATCGCTCGACTCCATCAAGCAGGACGGCCTCAGCCCCTACGAGTGCTCGCGCGTTCAGCAGCTCTACGCCGCGATCTACAACTCCCAGGAGAAGTTCAACGACGCGCGCGGCGCACTGAACAAGGCGATCACGTGCGGAGGCTTGAACGAGGTCGAGCTCGATCAGGTCAGCTTCAACATCGCGCAGCTGTACCTCGCCGAGGAGAAGTGGAAGGAAGGCGCGGCGGCGCTCGAGTCGTGGATCGCCAAGACGCCGAAGCCCAACTCCAACGCGTACTACATGCTCGCCGTCGCCTACTACCAGATGGGCGATGAGCGGCGCGCGCTGCCGCCCGCCGAGAAGGCGATCGCGATGGCGGAGAAGCCGCAGCCGAGCTGGCTGCAGCTCGTGCTCGCGCTCTACCTGAAGAACGAGCAGTACGCGAAGGCGGAGCCGATGGTCCGCAAGCTCGTGGCGGCGGAGCCCTCGAAGAAAGCGAACTGGGTGCAGCTCTCGGCGGTGCTCGGCGCGCAGGAGAAGTACGACGACGCGCTGATCGCGCTGAACCTCGCGTACCACATGGGTCTGCTCACGGATGCGACGGACCTGACGCGCCTCGCGGACCTGATGGCGTTCAATAACCTCCCCTACCGCTGCGCGTCGATGCTCACGAAGGAGCAGGCGAAGGTCGGCAACAGCGGGAAGACGTTCGAGAAGATCAGCAACTGCTGGGTCGCCGCGCGCGAGTGGGACAAGGCGGTTGCCCCGCTCAAGAGCGCAGCGAACGCATCGCGCTCGGGCGATCTCTGGGCCCGCCTCGGCGAGGTGCAGGTCCAGCGCGAGGATTGGAACGGCGCGATCGACGCGCTGCGCAAGGCGCTCGAGGCCGGCAACGCGCGCGACCCGGGCAACGCGCAGATCCTCCTCGGAATGTCGTACTACAACCTCAAGAAGCCGCAGGAAGCCCGCCAGTGGTTCCAGCGCGCGATGGGCACCCGCCACGCCAAGCAGGCGGAGGGCTGGATCCGCGCGATCGACACCGAGAGCGGCAAGTCCT
- a CDS encoding TonB family protein, with amino-acid sequence MPSFLRTPATFAAGAFFTSLVFLLLWVFIHTGESQAFEMTDAKRVEFTRLRRDTETASRRASKAKRDRPDIAPQAPKMNFASSSASTDAVAMLTPEVNARAAMTKMTVNVGGSDRDIMPLVRINPDYPPRAQSRGIEGWVLVQFTITAAGTVRDAKVVDASPRGYFEEAALKAIARWRYNPKVQEGVAVERVGVRVRLSFNMER; translated from the coding sequence ATGCCCTCCTTCCTTCGCACGCCGGCCACTTTCGCCGCTGGAGCTTTCTTCACCTCGCTCGTCTTCTTGCTCCTCTGGGTGTTCATCCACACCGGCGAGAGCCAGGCCTTCGAGATGACCGACGCGAAGCGCGTCGAGTTCACCCGCCTGCGGCGCGACACCGAGACCGCTTCGCGCCGCGCGTCGAAGGCGAAGCGTGATCGCCCGGACATCGCGCCTCAGGCCCCCAAGATGAACTTCGCAAGCTCCTCGGCTTCCACCGACGCGGTCGCGATGCTCACGCCGGAGGTCAACGCGCGCGCCGCGATGACCAAGATGACGGTGAACGTCGGCGGCTCCGATCGCGACATCATGCCGCTGGTCCGCATCAACCCCGACTACCCGCCTCGCGCGCAGAGCCGCGGTATCGAGGGCTGGGTGTTGGTCCAGTTCACGATCACCGCCGCCGGCACCGTGCGTGACGCCAAGGTCGTGGACGCGAGCCCGAGGGGGTACTTCGAGGAAGCCGCGCTCAAGGCCATCGCACGCTGGCGTTACAACCCCAAGGTGCAGGAAGGCGTCGCGGTCGAGCGCGTCGGCGTGCGCGTTCGCCTCAGCTTCAACATGGAGAGGTAG
- a CDS encoding biopolymer transporter ExbD, with protein sequence MQIRRHAPESEDHGIDLAPMLDFMVNLLIFFIITTSFVKEAGITVTKPDALTAENRQNGNIMIAIRENGDIWMDRQQVDFRRMRAIIERLSVERPDDSVVIVADKDSKAGIVARVMDEVKIGGIREIYLAANDAGAE encoded by the coding sequence ATGCAAATCCGTAGACACGCGCCGGAGAGCGAAGACCACGGCATCGACCTCGCGCCGATGCTGGACTTCATGGTCAACCTGCTGATCTTCTTCATCATCACGACTTCGTTCGTGAAGGAAGCCGGCATCACGGTGACGAAGCCGGACGCGCTCACCGCCGAGAACCGGCAGAACGGCAACATCATGATCGCCATTCGTGAGAACGGCGATATCTGGATGGACCGCCAGCAGGTCGACTTCCGGCGCATGCGCGCCATCATCGAGCGCCTCTCCGTCGAACGCCCCGACGACTCCGTGGTGATCGTGGCGGACAAAGACTCGAAGGCCGGCATCGTCGCGCGCGTGATGGACGAAGTGAAGATCGGCGGCATCCGCGAGATCTACCTCGCCGCCAACGACGCGGGAGCAGAGTGA
- a CDS encoding biopolymer transporter ExbD — MRMKRHQEETHESTTGIDLAPMLDFVVNLLIFFIITAVFVKEVALEVNRPQGEMTTDSSPENASIPISILADGSIWVDNREVDNRAVRANVERLHAVKPKAGVLIIADQSAPHGTVIDVVDAARLAQVDNITFTTGQ; from the coding sequence ATGCGCATGAAACGACACCAGGAAGAGACGCACGAGTCGACCACCGGCATCGACCTCGCGCCGATGCTCGACTTCGTCGTCAACCTCCTGATCTTCTTCATCATCACGGCCGTGTTCGTGAAGGAAGTGGCGCTCGAGGTCAATCGCCCGCAAGGCGAGATGACGACTGATTCGAGTCCCGAGAACGCGTCCATTCCCATCTCGATCCTCGCGGACGGCTCGATCTGGGTGGACAACCGCGAGGTGGACAACCGGGCCGTGCGCGCGAACGTCGAACGACTGCACGCGGTGAAGCCGAAGGCCGGCGTGCTCATCATCGCCGACCAGAGTGCGCCCCACGGTACGGTGATCGACGTGGTCGACGCTGCACGCCTCGCTCAGGTCGACAACATCACCTTCACGACTGGCCAATGA
- a CDS encoding MotA/TolQ/ExbB proton channel family protein, which translates to MDSLNLLPFVRATRELFAEGGPFVVLIFLNGALLWMLIAERYWFFRNRLPALADELHAKWVARKEHNTWAARQVRRGMISQLNGAMNASLPVLNMLVPLAPLLGLIGTVSGMLAVFDSMALRGSADARTMASGVSEAMVCTMTGLAVSITGLFPQYYFRTRARRETELLADRFTF; encoded by the coding sequence GTGGATAGCCTGAACCTGCTTCCGTTCGTGCGGGCGACTCGCGAGTTGTTCGCGGAAGGCGGGCCCTTCGTGGTGCTGATCTTCCTGAACGGCGCGCTGCTCTGGATGCTCATCGCCGAGAGGTATTGGTTCTTCCGGAACCGCCTCCCGGCGCTGGCAGACGAGCTTCACGCGAAGTGGGTTGCGCGGAAAGAGCACAACACGTGGGCAGCGCGCCAAGTTCGGCGAGGGATGATCTCCCAGCTGAATGGCGCGATGAACGCGAGCCTCCCCGTGCTCAACATGCTCGTGCCGCTCGCCCCGCTTCTCGGCCTGATCGGGACGGTGTCGGGCATGCTCGCGGTGTTCGACTCGATGGCGCTGCGTGGATCGGCGGACGCGCGCACTATGGCGAGCGGCGTGTCCGAAGCCATGGTGTGCACCATGACGGGCCTTGCCGTCAGCATCACCGGTCTCTTCCCGCAGTACTACTTCCGAACCCGAGCTCGCCGAGAGACCGAGCTCCTTGCGGATAGGTTCACCTTCTAA
- a CDS encoding MotA/TolQ/ExbB proton channel family protein: MRARILALSVVLATQTLATGAFAQATSLAELLKQVQNSRAEEQRINAEREREFKAARDRQAGLMAEAERKRAGAEATSSSLSAQYDANEIRINELNELLRQRQGNLGELFGVTRQIAGEISNSLGDSLINSQFPAAEGTEDRVAFLKRIADAKSLPSITELERMWSEITQEMIASGQVAKYNASVVQPDATSAQMEVVRVGGFTASAGDEYLVYRDGALKVLPRQLPGRARGLAEDLAGASGDEYNEAVVDPARGVLLELVTERPSWVDRFIESEPIVYFILFVGFVGLVLAAYQTVFLLGERSKVQRQLANTASPSNDNPLGRVLSAFRGDPNRIEEDAEVAELRISEAVLREVPTLERFQAFLRLAVAAGPLLGLVGTVVGMIVTFQTITETGQSDPRLMANGIGQAMIATVAGLGIAIPLLFINAFLTSMSKGIVQVLDEQTTGLLAESLEKRRG; this comes from the coding sequence ATGCGCGCTCGAATTCTCGCTCTCTCGGTCGTCCTCGCGACGCAGACGCTCGCGACGGGCGCCTTCGCTCAGGCCACCTCGTTGGCCGAGCTTCTCAAGCAGGTCCAGAACTCGCGCGCGGAAGAGCAGCGCATCAACGCGGAGCGCGAGCGTGAGTTCAAGGCCGCCCGCGATCGTCAGGCCGGCCTGATGGCCGAGGCGGAGCGCAAGCGCGCTGGGGCGGAGGCGACCTCGTCGTCGCTCTCCGCGCAGTACGACGCGAACGAGATCCGCATCAACGAGCTCAACGAGCTGCTTCGCCAGCGCCAGGGCAACCTGGGCGAGCTCTTCGGAGTGACGCGCCAGATCGCAGGCGAGATCTCGAACTCGCTCGGCGATTCGCTCATCAACTCGCAGTTCCCCGCCGCTGAGGGCACGGAAGACCGCGTCGCGTTCCTGAAGCGCATCGCGGATGCCAAGTCGCTGCCGTCCATCACCGAGCTCGAGCGCATGTGGAGCGAAATCACTCAGGAGATGATCGCGAGCGGTCAGGTCGCGAAGTACAACGCCTCGGTCGTGCAGCCCGACGCCACTTCCGCGCAGATGGAAGTCGTGCGCGTCGGCGGATTCACGGCTTCCGCGGGCGACGAGTACCTCGTGTATCGCGACGGCGCCCTCAAGGTGCTTCCCCGCCAGCTCCCCGGCCGTGCTCGGGGTCTCGCTGAGGACCTCGCTGGGGCGAGCGGCGATGAGTACAACGAGGCGGTCGTCGACCCTGCCCGCGGCGTCCTCCTCGAGCTCGTGACGGAGCGTCCGAGCTGGGTGGACCGCTTCATCGAGTCGGAACCGATCGTGTACTTCATCTTGTTCGTCGGCTTCGTCGGTCTCGTCCTGGCGGCCTACCAGACGGTCTTCCTGCTCGGCGAGCGCAGCAAGGTGCAGCGCCAGCTCGCGAACACAGCCAGTCCGTCGAACGACAATCCGCTGGGCCGCGTGCTCTCGGCTTTCCGCGGCGACCCGAACCGCATCGAGGAAGATGCCGAGGTCGCAGAGCTCCGCATCTCCGAAGCCGTGCTGCGCGAGGTGCCCACGCTCGAGCGCTTCCAGGCGTTCCTGCGACTCGCCGTCGCGGCAGGTCCGCTGCTCGGCCTGGTCGGAACGGTGGTCGGCATGATCGTCACGTTCCAGACCATCACGGAGACGGGCCAAAGCGATCCGCGCCTCATGGCGAACGGCATCGGTCAAGCCATGATCGCGACGGTCGCAGGCCTCGGCATCGCGATTCCGCTGCTCTTCATCAACGCGTTCCTGACCTCGATGTCGAAGGGCATCGTGCAGGTCCTCGACGAGCAAACGACGGGCCTCCTCGCGGAGAGCCTCGAGAAGCGACGTGGATAG
- a CDS encoding DUF3450 domain-containing protein, giving the protein MAFVAFAALPTAAVTGASAQSLDSIIQAQAAADREAASAQERVSALNDQASDAAGRYRQALADFDSLTRFNEQLRTQVKSQGDEVASIQRQLVEIETTQREIQPLMQKMVDKLVEFVKLDVPFLAEERNRRASNLQEIMPRADVTISEKYRRILEAYQIELDYGRSLETYQGKLTADGAEKTVDFVRLGRASLMYQTPDLNETGYWNQNTRSWVVDNDYREAVLKAIKVAKKLGAPDLLEVPVPAPHAEVQS; this is encoded by the coding sequence TTGGCCTTCGTCGCATTCGCCGCGCTGCCTACGGCCGCGGTGACCGGAGCGAGCGCACAGTCGCTCGACTCGATCATTCAGGCGCAAGCCGCCGCAGATCGCGAAGCCGCTTCCGCGCAAGAGCGCGTGAGTGCGCTGAACGATCAGGCCAGCGATGCCGCGGGGCGCTACCGCCAAGCGCTCGCCGACTTCGACAGCCTGACGCGCTTCAACGAGCAGCTGCGAACCCAGGTGAAGTCGCAGGGCGACGAAGTGGCGTCGATCCAGCGCCAGCTCGTCGAGATCGAGACGACGCAGCGCGAGATCCAGCCGCTGATGCAGAAGATGGTCGACAAGCTGGTCGAGTTCGTGAAGCTCGACGTGCCGTTCCTCGCGGAAGAGCGCAACCGCCGCGCCAGCAATCTCCAAGAGATCATGCCGCGCGCGGACGTGACGATCTCCGAGAAGTACCGCCGCATCCTCGAGGCGTACCAGATCGAGCTCGACTACGGCCGCTCGCTCGAGACGTATCAGGGCAAGCTCACGGCCGACGGCGCTGAGAAGACCGTCGACTTCGTGCGCCTCGGCCGCGCGTCGCTCATGTACCAGACCCCGGATCTGAACGAGACGGGCTACTGGAATCAGAACACGCGCTCGTGGGTGGTGGACAACGACTATCGGGAGGCGGTGCTGAAGGCCATCAAGGTCGCCAAGAAGCTCGGCGCCCCTGACCTCCTCGAAGTGCCGGTGCCGGCGCCGCACGCGGAGGTGCAGTCGTAA
- a CDS encoding Zn-ribbon domain-containing OB-fold protein: protein MSERPLPRPTELSRPHWDGCRAGVLRVQRCRSCRSYTFIPQPLCTTCHTGDLEWTTSRGEGAVYSFTVVHRAPHPSFATPYVVAIVALDEGFEMLANVACDPSELAIGMRVRVAFRALSSEISLPYFVQARSESPPAA from the coding sequence GTGAGCGAGCGCCCGCTCCCGCGTCCGACGGAGCTGAGCCGCCCGCACTGGGACGGCTGCCGCGCAGGCGTGCTCCGCGTGCAGCGCTGTCGCAGCTGCCGCTCCTACACCTTCATTCCGCAGCCGCTGTGCACCACGTGCCACACGGGCGATCTCGAGTGGACCACGTCGCGAGGAGAAGGCGCGGTCTACAGCTTCACGGTCGTGCACCGCGCTCCGCACCCATCCTTCGCAACCCCCTACGTGGTCGCGATCGTCGCCCTCGATGAGGGCTTCGAGATGCTCGCGAACGTGGCGTGCGATCCGAGCGAGCTTGCGATCGGCATGCGTGTTCGCGTCGCGTTTCGCGCGCTCTCGTCCGAAATCTCGCTGCCCTACTTCGTTCAGGCGCGCAGCGAGTCACCGCCCGCAGCATGA